The DNA sequence GGTTTGGCCCAGTCTGGCGCGTTGGACGACGTTCCCGATGCCGCGCTCCTGGGCGCTGCCGCACCGTCACTCGTGTACGGTCTCGCCGTCAACATCGGATACATTTTTCCGATCCTGCTCGGCGTCCTTCTCGTGGCCGGCGAGTTCCGCCACCAAACTCTGGTTCCGACGTTCCTTGCAACCCCGAAGCGCACCACAGTGCTGTTCGCAAAGATCGTCACCGGTGCCGTCGTCGGTGCCGGGCTCGGCATCATCGCGGTCATCGCGACAGTCGGCTCTGCCGCCGCGGTCTTCGCGGCAACCGGCCAAGACCCGGCACTCACCAGCAACGACAACCTCGCCATGATGGGCCGCATGATCCTGGCATTTGTGCTGTGGACCTGGGTCGGTCTCGGTTTGGGCAGCATCGTGCGTAACCAGGTCGCCGCCATCGTCATCGCCCTGGTATTCACTCAGCTGGTTGAACCCCTCCTCCGCACCGCGGCAGCGTTCGTGCCCGCAATCGAACCGGTGGCTCGTTACCTCCCGAGTGCCGCCTCTGACACACTCACCGGCTCAAACTTCTACGTCATGCTCGGTGCCGCGGGCGAAACACAGCAGTGGTGGGTTGGTGCCGTGATTCTCGCGGTCTACGCCGTCGTGCTGACCGCGATCGGCGCGATCACCACGTGGCGGCGCGACGTCGACTAACGCGGCTTCCACGCCGGTCGTTGGGCGAGCGTAACGAGACGAAGCGCCCCGTAAGAACCGGACTAGGCGGTTGCGGGCTTGGGCGCGTGCTGAGGCTTGATCGTCGGGATCGGCGAGGTCAACGTCACGACGTCGTTCAGCTCCACCTCGCCGTCGAGACGCAGCGCCTTCACCAGGGCGAGTCCGTGCTGGGTTGAGAGCACGAGTCGCTGAAACGGCGCCTCGTGCCCGAGGTCAATGACAACCCCGGGCTTCTTGCGCCCGCGCACCATCACAAAATCTGCGCCCGCAACGGAACGCCAGGTTCCTGCGGCCACGACGCCAGGCACAAAAGTGCCGGGGCTTCGCACCCCGCGCAACCACGTCCACAGGTCATCGGTCAGCTGCACCTTGGTGATATCGCTACGTCGCACACGCACGTTCTGCTTCTGCAGGCTCACCAGACGCTCCGAGGCTGACAACCCAACCTCAAGGTTCGCAGAATCCAGCAACAGCGTGACCATGCCAACCAGTCTGCCACGCGAGTCCCCCACCAATGTTCACAGCTCGGCAACAATGCCCCGATCCGTTGCACCTTTGCACGGCCAAGAAATGACAGACTGTGGGGCATGTCAGCACACTGGAGCGTCGTCGTACCTTTTCTGCGTCTTGCCGAGAATTCCTCGCGTCTCGGCGCGGATGCGCACGCCCTGACGCGCTCGATCGCACTCGATACCGTCGCCGCAATCGCCGATAGCACCGCTGTCGCGCACATCGTGGTCGTGACCGATGAGAACGACAACACATCAGAGCTGGAAACGATCAGCACGAAGGTTGCTGTCACGATTGCACGCTCGCTGGCCCCCGCAGACGCATGGGCGGCCGTTGCGGCCACACACGGCCATGTGGCGCTCGTCAGGGCCGTGTTGCCAGCCCTTGATGGGCACGAGCTCACGGCGTTGCTCGTGGAGGCTGCGACGGTGCCCCTCGGCGTGGTGACGAACGCTGAAGACAACGGAACCACGGTGCTGGTCGCGCAGAGTGCCGCTGCGCTGAGCGTCGACGCTACTGACGAGTTTTTCGCGAACCGCGTGCCGACAGGTGCCGCTGTTCTTGATCCCGGAACCACCGTGCGCCGCACCGTGACGTCGGCGCGTCAACTGGTGCAGGTGCGCGACTGGCCGACGTTGGGAACGCGAACGCGAGCCGCGGCCCGCGCATTCCGCCTCGAGCCGCCCACAACCGCTTCAGACCGCCGCTATCGGATCGATCCGCCGCCAGCGCAGGACTAGAACGTCAGGGCTGTAGTTCGTCTGCCGCGTGCGGCAACGGGAAGCGCGAAACGGCTTCGATCAGCGCCCCCACCGTCTGGCGATCAGCGATCACGTCAACGTCAAGGCCGACCTTGCGAGCATCCTTCGCGGTACGCGGCCCGATGGCAGCAACAATGGTTCCGGCCGGAATGTCGGTGAACTGTTCGTGCACCTGCACTGCGACGGAACCGCTGGTCACCAGGATCGCGTTGATGCGGCCGCTGACAACGTCGCGCATGATGCGCTCGGTGACGGGCACGCCAACGGTGCGGTAGGCAACGACGCTTGACACATCGTGGCCGGCAGCCTCAAGCGCCTTGCTCAGCACGGGTTTGGCGATCTCGCTGCGCAATGACAAAACGCGACGCGGGGCGGCCTGCTCGAGGGCGATCATCTCTTCAGCCATGCCGGCTGCCGAGTTGTCTTTTTCGGGAACGAGGTCGACCTTGAGGCCGGCGGCCTGGAGGGCAGCTGCCGTGGTCTCACCAACAGCCGCGACCTTGGTCTTGGCAGGAATCACCGCGCGCTGCGCGTACAGGACGTCGACCGTTGTCGCGCTCGTAACGGTCAGCCAGTCAAACTCGCCATTGCCGAGGCGCTCAAGTGCGTCGTCGAGGGCTTCGGGGTCGGTCGTCGCGGCGAAGTTAATCAGTGGTGCAACAACAGGCACGGCGCCCTGTTCGCGCAGTGATGCGGCAACGCCGTCACCCCAGGGGCCTCCACGCGGAACGAGAACTCGCCAACCGCCTAATGGCTTGTGGTTCTCTTCACTCGGAAAATTCATGGCAACTCTCAGGCATCGGTGGGAAAAGCGATTGCAATTCCCAAGGAAAAGCGGTCGTCCTCAGGGGTTTTTTGGAACTATACCGCTGGCAGTATCCGCTCCATTGCCACTGCCTGTTCCCTCGAATATACCCCTGATTCCTGATTCTGGAACTTCGAGGCAACATGCAAGCGCTTACCTGGGTCTACGCGGTTGCTTCCTGAGTGCCCGGTAGATGCAAAATCCCCGATGTCGGGAAGCGATATTGCCTCCATCGACACCGGGGAATGGGCTGTTAGCGAGAAAGCGACCGCGCGATTGCCCACACGAGAGCGCCCGTTGCAATCGCGATGCCGACAACGGCGGCAACGGCGACGCCGGGCTTGCGCTCGGCATAAGCCTTGGCTTTCGTCGTCGCCTTACCCACTTGCTTGGGCACGTTGACTTTTTCTTCAATAGCGCTCAGCGCAGCCTTCAACTCGGCGCGAGCCGCTTCTACCGGATCGGTAATGCCATAGGGCACCGCGGTGCGGGGAATGTTCGTGTCAGAGCTCATCTGCAATCTCCTTCACCATGCGAGCATCGGTTTTGACGGCGGTTACGGGATCTTCGACCTTGGTCAGCCGCTTCATCCGCATGATGCCAAGCACCGCAAACACGGCGACAAGCACCAGCATCAGGGCGAACACGACGAGGGTCGAGACCCACCATGGCCACCAGCTCGACAGCCCCACGATCACGAAGGCGGCAAATGCCGGCACCGTCCAGAACAGGAAGAAGAGGGCGATAACGAACCACACGGCACCAATGCCTGCGTCCTTCGAAACCTTGGCAACCCATTGCTTTGCGGAGTTAACTTCGGCGACAACGAGGTTTTTGACAAGCTCCGGAACCTCACCAACGAGAGTGAGGAGCCCGTCTTTCGAACGGTCGCGGAAGCCAGAGGGATTCGACACAGTTAAGCCTTCTTGTTGCCGCGTGAGGTTTTCTTGGGCGCCGGCTTTGCATCAGTGACCTTTTCGATGAGGTCTTCGGCGGCATCGCTGATCGCTTCAGCCGACTTCTCGGCGGCTCGTGACACGGTCGGTCCCGCCTTCTTGGTCTCGGAGATCGCAGCGTCCAGCTTCTCGCCAGCCGTCTTCGGCGACGACGCAGCCTTCGTCACCTTCACCGCGGTGTCCCAAATAGCACCGGGCAGGGCAAGTGCCGAGGACTTTGCGAAGCCCTTCGCCTTGTCGACCTGCTTTTGCACGGGAGCGGTGTGCCACACCGAAGACGCAAACTTCGCGATCTGGTTGTAACGCTCGCGGCCAGCGCGTGCGCCGAGCACGTATCCGGCTGTGAGCCCGATGACGAGTCCGATTTTGCCCTTCATTGGTCCCCCTTGTGTGGCGAAATTTGCAGGTACGCGACTCAGCGTAGCCCTATATGCCACTTCTGGCATCCATGTCTTACACAGAAAAGAGTGCCCGACGACGGATTACTTCGGCTGTCGCCATCGCATCAGTGATGACATCGCGCACGCTGTCACCGGCGACCCACGCGCCGACAGCATCCAGCTGCGGCAGGGCGGAAATCTGGGTGCGAATCGCACTGGTACGGTCGGCATGCGTGCGGGCTGCACGGGACTGCGCCCGCACAAAACGCTCGACAACAGCGTCGACCACAACGGCAGATGCGCCGTAGGCCTCGCTGATCGCGGTGGCAGCGAGCTCAACCGCATCGCCGACGCCGTGCCCCGTGAGTGTCACACGGAAAAAGTCGTGGCCAGCGTCAGACGCGACATGTGGCCACTGGGCTGTGACGTGGTCGATACGCTGCACGGTGTCGGATGCGTCGCGCGCGTACAGGCCCGCGCCGCGCGTGCCTGTCACACCGGTGACCGCGAGAACGACGACAGTCTGCTCGGCCGAGACATCGGCGGGCAGCGACGGAAGAAGCGGAACCAGCAGAGCGTGCGCTGCGCGGGCGTCGGTTGCGAGCACAAGATGCTGCACGTGTGTCTCGGTTGACTGCTCGTCCACGGCGTCAGTGTTGGCGGGAATACTGGTGACCGCCCAGCCCGTTTCCGTTGGTTGCACCCCCGAGACGGGCGCGTGCTCGTGCACGACGCCACCCAGTTCTTCAATGCGGGCACGCAGCGCGCTTGTCAGTGCGCCCAGGCCCGCATCCAGGCTGAGCGGCGGTGCGGTCACATCCATCAGCCCCACGCCACCGGAGAGGCTGCCTGCACGAGTCAGCGCGCCGTTAAGTTCGGGCAGCGCAACGTCGATCAGCACGTCTTCTGGATCGAGGTGCAACTGCGCGCGCGTCTGCGGTGCGACCAGCTTGTCGCATATCTTCGCCCCCATCCGCTGTCGCACGAGTTCGCCGAGGCTCTCGGCGTTGCCGATGGTGAGCACCGGCTTGAGTCGGTCGAGGTACGCGCGCCACGCGGCGCCCCAACCAATGACACCGGTCACATCGGGGGTGAACGGGTTCGCAGGAATCCCCAGCGCCGGGCTCGCGGGCAGCGCAACCGGTGTTCGCTGCATCAGCCACCTGCTGGTCGTGGCCGCCGTGACGAGCTGGTCGGTCAGACCGAATGCGGCAAGCACCTCGTCAACGGCCGCGCCACGTTCAATGGTCGATGCCGCAATGTCAACGTTCGAACCGCCGACAGCCACGCGACGAGTCATACCGCCGATGGTTGCTGCGTCCCACACGGTCACCGCCATTCCGACCTTCGCGCACTCCCACGCAACGATGAGCCCGCCGATACCGCCACCGATGATTCCCACGGTGTGCGAACGGGCGGTTGCGGCGAGATCCGGGGTTTCAGGCATGTACCTATGATCCCATCCCATGAGCCTGAGAATTAGCCGCCGTGCGTGCTCTCCCCTGCCGGCTTCTCGGACCCGCCGTCGGCGTCAGCGAAGCGAATGATCGGAATCTCCCCCGTCATCGCACGTTGAATCTTGAGCGCTTTGCGGGTCAACGGCGGGGTGGCCGGAACCTCGGGTTGCTCTTCGAGACCGGCGGCAGGCACCGCAGCTGCTTGCTCAGCGCTTTCCGTCTGCGGCTCAGCCGATGGTTCCGAAGCGAGCGCCTTCGCATCATGAACCGCCGTGATGCGTCCGTCGTGAATATCGATGACGCGGTCGGCGCGGGCGACGAGGAGCGGATCGTGCGTGGAGACGATGGCGGCGAGTCCCTGCTCGTGGGCGAGCACGGAGAGCAGGTCCATAATGCTGGCGGCCGTACGAGAGTCGAGCTGGCCGGTTGGCTCATCCGCGATCAGGATGTGCGGGCGGCTCACAATGGCTCGCGCGATACCGACACGCTGTTGCTGGCCGCCGGAAAGCTCGCTTGGACGCTGTTCTGCATGTTTTTCTAGGCCAACGCGTGCCAGCGCCTCGTCGACGCGCTCGACACGTTCGGCGGCCGCGACGCCGGCGATACGCAAAGGCAACTCCACGTTTTCTGCCGCGGAGAGAATCGAAACCAGGCCGAACGACTGAAAAATGAAGCCCAGATTGTCGCGGCGGATGACGGCCAGCGCATCTTCGGCGAGAGCTGTCACCTCCTGCCCATCAATCTCAATGGTTCCGCTCGTCGGCTTGTCGAGGGTGCCGAGCAGGTTCAGCAGCGTCGATTTACCTGCACCGGAGGGGCCGCGCACGACAACGAGTTCGCCGGCTGACACTTCGAGCGACACATCGACACACGCGTGCACGTCACCGGCTGCTGAGGAATAGGTGCGGGTCAGGTTGCGAGCCCGCAGCAAGACAGTCATAAGGTCTCCTCTTCGCCCGCGGTCTTCTGCCCGGGCCAGACGCCAACGTGATCAGGTTCCAGAGCCAGGCGTACGCGCTCGCGCAGGTCGAGTGACGACACAAACTCGTCTGGCAGCTGCAGGCGACCGACCTTATCGAGCACGGCGTACTCCTCGGCCACGGCGTGCTCGGCACCGTGTTCGTCGACACGCGTGGAACGCAGCACTTCGGTCGCCGTGCGACCGTCACGAATCTGCACGGTGCGAGCAACGTGCTCTGACACCGTCGGGTCGTGCGTCACGATCAGGGTCGTGACTCCCAGCTCACGGTTGACCGAACGCATCGCCTCCAACACCTGCACACTGGTGTCATCGTCGAGCTCACCGGTCGGCTCGTCGGCGAGTACGACGCGCGGGGTGTGTGCGATCGAGCAGGCGATCGCCACCCGCTGCTGCTCACCGCCAGACAGAGCGGTGGGCTTGCGGTCGGCAAGGTGGGAAATCTCCAGCAGATCGAACAGTTCCGCAACACGCGCCGAGCGTTCTTTCGCGCCCTTCGGCTCGCCCACGATCGCGAGCACAGCGCCCACGTTCTCTGCCGCTGTCAGGTACGGCAGCAGGTTCCGCGATGTCTGCTGCCATACAAACCCGACGTCTTCTCGACGAAACGCGACGCGTTGCTTCCGGGTCATGGTGAGCAGATCGCGCCCAGCCACACGGGCAACACCAGCGGTGGGAGCGTCGAGGCTCGACAGAATCGATAGCAGCGTGCTCTTGCCAGAGCCCGAGGCGCCAACCACCGCCACCAGCTCGCCCTGCTCGACGCGCAGGTTCAGCCCCTGCAACGCCTGCACTTCGACGGCTTTGCCATCGCGCCCCTTCACCGCGAAGATGCGCACCAGGTCTGAGCAAAAAATGTCGGGCTCAGCGGTCAGTTCGGTCATGATTCCTCCACGGTTCGCAGTACGCTCGACACCTTCACGCGGCGGGAGAAGAACAGCGACAACAGGGTAAACAGGGCGGCAACCACGAGGAAGCCTCCCAGTGACAGGGTCAGCAGCAGCGGATCAACGCTGTACGCCGGGGCGCTGTCTGCACCCGAGAACGAGCGCAGGTCAAGCACCTGAAACAGCAAAACCGGGAGCGCAAGGCCAAACGCTGTGCCTGCGGCGACGGCGGCAACGCAGAGCGGAACCAGCTCCCACGACACGATTCCGGCACCGGAGCGGGGCGGTGCGCCGAGCGTTTTCAGCAGTGCGAGTAGGCGGGAACGCGCAGGCGCGTTCAACACGAGCGTCAGCACGATCGCGATAGCGCACAGCAGCGCCACCAGCCCAATCGCGGCCAACAGCGTTCCGCGCAGGCCCGCCGTAGTCGCACCCGACGTTGCCTCGTCAAGCGCCGACGCTGGCGTGATCCACGAGACAAATGGTTCCACTTCGCTTCGCACCTCATCGACGATCGTTGCCGGATCAACCACGTCATCGAGGTCGAGGAGCAACGTTGACACGGTGCCTGCAGTCGGCACGATGTCGTCGAGATACTCTTCGTCGACAAGAATCCAGATCTCCATCGATGCGAAACCGGCCGTGTCTTCGACGACAGCAATAACGTCGGCCGTGACTTTCTCCTGGGTGCCGCCGATCGTCAAATCCCCCAGCGTAATGCCCAGGCGTTGCGACGCTGATTGCGAAGCGATGACGGGTACGGAACCATCAGCGCGCAGCGAGGAACCGTCGGGAATGAGCGCATCGGCATGCGGGGAGATACGCTCGAATGCTTCGGAATCGAGCGCGTAGACCGGCACGCGCGTGGTCTTGTTGTTCACCACGACCGCGACGTTAGGCACATTACGCACCGCCACGACTTCGTTCACTCCGTCGAGAGCGGCCACCCGCTCGGCGGCATCGTCTGCGAAGCGCGGCACGCTGAGGGTGAGATCAGCACCGGCGCGAATCTCGGCGATCCGCTGAGCACTGGCGTCGATCGTGGAAAGCACCACGGTTGACGACACCGCGATTGACACACCGACGAGCAGGGCAAGAAGGGCAGCGGCCCCGGCCGAGGCTTCGCGCACGGCGCGGGCCGAACCAATGAAGTCGACGAAACCGTTGCCACGGCGAAGGCGCCCGTGCACGGCACGCATGACAAGCGGATACAGCCGCAGCGTGATGAGCGCGGCCGTCACGGTGAGCAGGAGCGGGGTGATCGTGGCAAGCGGATCGATCCCGGTTTGCGGGGTTCCGGAACCACGGGAGATGAAAGCGAGGGTGGCGGTGATGGTGAGGATCACGACGGCCATCTCCACGAAAACGCGCGTGCGTGCGGGCGTCGCATCGTCCACGCGCGTGGCGCGTTCGGCGCCAGGCGCAGATGCCGCGAGCGCCACCGCGGGAAAGAGCGCGACGGCGATCAGTAAGACGATCGTCAGCGGGGAGAAGAGGGGCGCACCTGACCGCGTGAACACCGTGAGCGTCAGGGCAATTCCGATGCCGACGCCGATGATCGCGGCAGGGACCGCGGCGATCAAGCCCTCCCCCGCCATCAGCAGGCGCCGCTGCGTCGGGCTCGCACCCCGTGCGTCCATGAGGGCGAAGGCGCTGCGACGATGCTGGGTGATCATGCGGGCACCGAGAATGAGCACGGCAGCGCCCACCCCGATCGGCCCAGACACAAAGATCAGGGCGAGCGCCGTGAACGCATGGTTGGTGTTTGACACCCGCTCCAGCACCGGGCCCAGTTTCGTTTCAAACCGCGAACCCGACGGGAAGAACTCGTTGAGGGTGTGCGACTTGGCGATGAAGGTGTCGATCTCCCCCTGCAACACGACGGTATCTGCGTCTCTGATTTGAGCCGTGTCGATCGGGAACCAGTAGGTCGTTGGCACCGGAGCCCACGGCCGCGTCTGCGCGACGACAGCGGGATTAGCGAAGAAGTAGCCGGTAACGGCCGGTTGACCGAACGGATCGTAATTCGTCGTCGGACCGGTGAGCGGAACCAATTGCGACCAATACGAAGAGGATGCGTTGTCAGGCGTGTAGGTGCCAACGAGAGTGAGCTGCGGAGGCGAGGTCTCCACCGGCTGCCCATTCTCATCGATCACAAACACTGAGCCGAGGGGCACTTCACGGGTCTGGCCGATTGCCCACTCAAAAGCCTCGGCGGTCGCCACCGGGGCGATCACTTCGAACGTGGGCACCGCACCGCGCGTCGGCACCAACTCCGGGAGCCGACCCTCGGTGAGTTCAAGATGCGTGTCGTAAAACGGATCCATCGCGAGGAAGACGCGTCGGTCCATTGCCGGATCCATGTTGCCCGCGATAGCCACATAGTGGGGTTCTTGCATGGCGGCTCGTAAGTGTGCCGGGGCGTTCCTGCGGATGTCTTGCATGCGGTCTTCGATGCCACCCCATTGCCCCCGATACTCGATGGGCAGACGCTCGGCAACGCCCGACGAGGGTGGGCCGGTGTCAGCCGTTCTGGCACCGAGATCACGGCTGGTCACCGACATTTCGGTGAGGTGTTCGCTGAGCGTATCTTCACGCACCGATGACAAAACGTGTGGCAACACCGTGATTGCGATGGTGAGGAGTGCGACGATAAACGCCACCACGAGGCTCGCGCCCGGCGCGTACCGCCAGTGCGTGCCGATCAGTCGACCACGTGACAGGCTCATTCAGCTGCCTCCGCCGTGCGTGTTGAGGTGGCATGCTTTCGCACCATCGCGGCGATGACGATCGCTGCGCCGATAAACGCCACCACGATGATTCCCACGACGATGCCGACGATGGTGGGGTTCACGGCAAGCACGGGCTGGCGGGAACCCGGAACAGCAGCACCGACCAAGACCGGAATGATGAGCGCACTCATCGCCCAGCCGGCCAGCGCACCAAGCACAATCGATGTCAGCACCACGGTGGCGGCCTCCACCATGCGCATTCGCGCCTGCGCGCGCGGGGCGACACCCACGGCCCGCAGAATCAGAACTTCGCCAGCCCGCGTTGCGGTCAGCGACGCCAGCATCGCGATGAGGGCGATGGCTGCCAGCAGAGCGGCACCGATGGGCGCGATCCACCACGTCGTGATGAGTCCTCCCGTGACAATCGCGGCAACGTCGGTCGGCACCGTAACATCGGCACCGAGCACCGTAGCGACCTCCGTGGGGTCAGCGCCCGCGATCCAAATTTCATTCGGTGCCGCCGGGCTCGACGGCGTTGCCTTAAATGTTCCGATCGGCACCGCAGATTCCACGGCTGCATCCAGCGAAACGAGAACCGCCCGCGCGTCATGCGCACCCGGAATGGCCTCCACAATTGCCGCCACCTGTGTCGTAAAAGTGCGACCGGTTCCGGCGACTCGCAGCTCTACCTCATCACCGACAGCGACGCTCAATTCGCGGGCAAAAGCCCCAGACATCACAGCGGGAATCACGGGGGCCGCGGCGCGCGAACTCCAAAAAACACCGTACGGCTTGCTGGTTTCGGCCACGACGGAACCACCGAGAACGAGGCTCGGGACGGCAGGATCAAAAGCAAGCGGAACCATGTTGCCATCAGTGCCGATGGCGAGCTGAGGTTGCGAGACGGTGACGATCGTGCCGTCGAAGCGGGCACCATCTGTCGCCGCCATCCCGACGCTGAGAATTCTCGTGGTGTTGGTTGGCAACAGCGTGGTCCCGGTCAGGGTCACAGAAATCTGGTCGCCGTAAAAGCCGCCATTGGGGTCGGGGCGGCGAGACTTCTCTTCGATGTCGTCGAAGGTGAGTGTCACGAGCGTCGCGACACCGTGTGCGTCGGCGACCCACAGCTGAGCAGTCGCCGTCACAACGGGAAATTCGAGCCCCTCAGCATTGACCGTGAATTGCACCTCGGTCGCGCCCTCGGCAACCGGGAGCGCATTCGTGGTCGTCGTCACACTCGCCGCCAGTTTCTGCGGGTCGACGAGACCGGGAATGGGGATGATGACGTCAGCAAGCTGGTCTTGTGACATGGCGAGCATTTCGGCACTGACGTCGCCCACCTCAACGTTGGCGGTGTACACGGCAGCGGCAATGCCCAGGCCGGTCGCGGCCCGCATATCGGCCGGTTTCACAAACCCGATGTGTGCCCGCGTATCAGCGCCCGCCCCGAGGTCGGCGGCCGATTCGGATGCGCGCTCCCAGGTTGAAACGTAGCTGGCGGCGAAGACGGAACCAGACACGGTGATCACGACGAGGGCGACGGCCGTGGCGTATGCGGGCAAGCGTCGAGCGACGTTGCGCGCCGGGAGGCTGGGCGATAGTTTCGGCCGCTTTCCCGCGATTGCGGCGATGATCCGTGCGAGTGGTGCCGCGAGCAGCACGGCGATGAGCGCCGCCGCAATGAGGGTGAGAATCGGCGCGAGTGACGACAACGCCACCCGCCAAGTGCCATCCACCGGCGCATCGCGGGTCGCGAACAGTTGCCACACCGAAAGCCCAGCGGAAAAGACGATCACGCCCAGCGCCCCGACAGAAGCAACCTGCGTGAAGCGCGCCGCTCGCGCCGAAATTCGCGCTTCGCTCTCGGCGGCGCGGGACACGCTAACCGCGGCCGTCAGCCCCAAGATGACAATCGTGCCGATAGTGAGGCCAAGCCCGCCCGAGATCGCACCGATGGTTCCTTCACCGGCACGGAACCAGGTCACGACAATCGCGCAGGCAAAGCCGATAAGGCTGGCGGCGAGGGTGATGGCGGTGACTTCGGCAGCGGTCAGGATGATCTTCTGCCCGCGTGACAGACCGCGCGCCGTGAGAAGCGCCGTTTCACGGGCCCGTGCGCGACCCCACGCTCGACTGAGTTCCATGACCGCAAACCAGCCAAGCACCGCGATGATCGCGAGCGGGATCGGCGAGATTGCTGCGCTCGCCACCGCGCCGGCACCCGCATCGGAAATCGTCGCCGCCAAACCGCCGCTGATTGTGAGACCACCAACGGCGGCGGTGGACTGACGGAAGCGGTCTTCGATCGTGTCGATACCTGACGCCATGCGGGACGCCGAGCCGGGAGTGAGCTTGTCGATATCTGGCGTGATCTTGTACTGCACGAGCGCGTCATCACCCTCGACGGCCGCACGTTCAATGTGAATGCTCGTGCCGAGGGCGCGGGTAATCACCGCTTCAGCTTCAGCGTCTTGCGCTGCCGGATCTTTACCCACCCGGGTTTCCAGCACCAGCACCGCCGACTCACTGGTTCCGATCGCCGTCACCAACGCGCGGTGCGTGTCGACCGTGATCCACGCGCCGAGGGTGGCCACCAAAAACACCACGAAGGCGATGAGCAGGCCCACGCCCGCCGCGAGCGCGCCGTGGGCGAAGGTACGGGCGCGCGTCAATCGGCTCAGTCGGATCAGACGCGTCGTACTCATGAACCCATTCGTCGTCGAGTGGTAAGACAGACGGGCACCTCATGAGCCCCCGGCAGTTCCTTTACCCTAATGCGCACACGCCCGCCCCGCGAGTAATGCCCCTGCCATCCTCCCTGCCGCCCCGCGAGCGCAGGGAGACGTGCTGCTCCCGCCTGAGTCGCGTGAAAATGCATCACGCATGACGAAAAGCCTTCCTCATTCGTCACTCTGGTTTACTTCTGTCACACGATCCGTTGCATCTTGACGGGTCCGAGCCCCGCCACCCGCTCACGCTCTGCGCGTCCTCGCTTGGCGAGCGTCTCCAGCCTCCCACTTACGGCACTCGCGGTGCGACACTGGAACCATGGCTCTGCACATCACGGATGACCCGGCTGCTGACACACTGCTCACCGAAAACCCGCTCGCCCTCCTGATCGGCATGTTGCTTGACCAGCAGGTTGCGATGGAACAGGCGTTCAGCGGGCCGCTCAAGATCGAGCAGCGCACCGGGGCTCTGACGGCCGAGCACATTGCGTCGTACGACCCTGAGGCGTTTAACGCGGCATTCAGTGAGACACCGGCGGTGCACCGTTTTCCGGGATCGATGGCCACCCGCGTGCAGACG is a window from the Microbacterium sp. NC79 genome containing:
- a CDS encoding uroporphyrinogen-III synthase; the encoded protein is MNFPSEENHKPLGGWRVLVPRGGPWGDGVAASLREQGAVPVVAPLINFAATTDPEALDDALERLGNGEFDWLTVTSATTVDVLYAQRAVIPAKTKVAAVGETTAAALQAAGLKVDLVPEKDNSAAGMAEEMIALEQAAPRRVLSLRSEIAKPVLSKALEAAGHDVSSVVAYRTVGVPVTERIMRDVVSGRINAILVTSGSVAVQVHEQFTDIPAGTIVAAIGPRTAKDARKVGLDVDVIADRQTVGALIEAVSRFPLPHAADELQP
- a CDS encoding ABC transporter ATP-binding protein; the protein is MTELTAEPDIFCSDLVRIFAVKGRDGKAVEVQALQGLNLRVEQGELVAVVGASGSGKSTLLSILSSLDAPTAGVARVAGRDLLTMTRKQRVAFRREDVGFVWQQTSRNLLPYLTAAENVGAVLAIVGEPKGAKERSARVAELFDLLEISHLADRKPTALSGGEQQRVAIACSIAHTPRVVLADEPTGELDDDTSVQVLEAMRSVNRELGVTTLIVTHDPTVSEHVARTVQIRDGRTATEVLRSTRVDEHGAEHAVAEEYAVLDKVGRLQLPDEFVSSLDLRERVRLALEPDHVGVWPGQKTAGEEETL
- a CDS encoding NAD(P)/FAD-dependent oxidoreductase, encoding MPETPDLAATARSHTVGIIGGGIGGLIVAWECAKVGMAVTVWDAATIGGMTRRVAVGGSNVDIAASTIERGAAVDEVLAAFGLTDQLVTAATTSRWLMQRTPVALPASPALGIPANPFTPDVTGVIGWGAAWRAYLDRLKPVLTIGNAESLGELVRQRMGAKICDKLVAPQTRAQLHLDPEDVLIDVALPELNGALTRAGSLSGGVGLMDVTAPPLSLDAGLGALTSALRARIEELGGVVHEHAPVSGVQPTETGWAVTSIPANTDAVDEQSTETHVQHLVLATDARAAHALLVPLLPSLPADVSAEQTVVVLAVTGVTGTRGAGLYARDASDTVQRIDHVTAQWPHVASDAGHDFFRVTLTGHGVGDAVELAATAISEAYGASAVVVDAVVERFVRAQSRAARTHADRTSAIRTQISALPQLDAVGAWVAGDSVRDVITDAMATAEVIRRRALFSV
- a CDS encoding phage holin family protein encodes the protein MSNPSGFRDRSKDGLLTLVGEVPELVKNLVVAEVNSAKQWVAKVSKDAGIGAVWFVIALFFLFWTVPAFAAFVIVGLSSWWPWWVSTLVVFALMLVLVAVFAVLGIMRMKRLTKVEDPVTAVKTDARMVKEIADEL
- a CDS encoding ABC transporter ATP-binding protein, encoding MTVLLRARNLTRTYSSAAGDVHACVDVSLEVSAGELVVVRGPSGAGKSTLLNLLGTLDKPTSGTIEIDGQEVTALAEDALAVIRRDNLGFIFQSFGLVSILSAAENVELPLRIAGVAAAERVERVDEALARVGLEKHAEQRPSELSGGQQQRVGIARAIVSRPHILIADEPTGQLDSRTAASIMDLLSVLAHEQGLAAIVSTHDPLLVARADRVIDIHDGRITAVHDAKALASEPSAEPQTESAEQAAAVPAAGLEEQPEVPATPPLTRKALKIQRAMTGEIPIIRFADADGGSEKPAGESTHGG
- a CDS encoding ABC transporter permease subunit, whose product is MSIGSATRSEFTKYFTTSAWWVLALITAASLVFLAGGFAAAIGLAQSGALDDVPDAALLGAAAPSLVYGLAVNIGYIFPILLGVLLVAGEFRHQTLVPTFLATPKRTTVLFAKIVTGAVVGAGLGIIAVIATVGSAAAVFAATGQDPALTSNDNLAMMGRMILAFVLWTWVGLGLGSIVRNQVAAIVIALVFTQLVEPLLRTAAAFVPAIEPVARYLPSAASDTLTGSNFYVMLGAAGETQQWWVGAVILAVYAVVLTAIGAITTWRRDVD